The nucleotide sequence TGAATCTGGCCGATGTCGAGGAGACGATCACCGACCGGACAAAGATCGTGGCGGTGGCCCATATCTCGAATGTCTTGGGGACCATCAACCCGGTGCGGGAGATGGCCGCCATCGCCCACCGGCACGGGGCGGTGATGGTGGTGGACGGCGCCCAGAGCGTGCCCCACCAACCGGTGGACGTGAAGGAACTGGAGTGCGATTTTCTCGCTTTCTCCGGGCACAAAATGTGCGGGCCGACGGGGATTGGCGTGCTGTACGGAAAGCGGCGCTGGCTGTCGGAGATGGAGCCCATTTATTACGGCGGTGAGATGATCGAGGTGGTTGAACGATATCGGTCCACCTGGAAGGAATCGCCGTGGCGTTTTGAGGGCGGGACGCCCAACATCGCCGGGGCTGTGGGCCTTGGGGCGGCGGTAGACTACCTGACGGAGATCGGCATGGACACGATTCAGGGGCGGGAGCAGGAATTGATTCGCCTGGCCATGGAACGGCTGGAGGAGATTCCGGAACTCGTGATTTACGGCCCCGACGCCGGACACCGGGTGGGGTTGGTGACCTTCAACCTCAAAGGCGTTCACCCCCACGATGTGGCGACGGTCTTGGATGCCGAGGGGGTGGCCATCCGGGCGGGACATCACTGCGCCCAGCCGCTGATGCGGGAACTCGGGGCAGCGGCGACAGCCCGGGCGAGCTTTTATTTCTATAACACTGAGGAGGACGTCGACGGCCTGGTCGCCGCCCTGATGAAAGCAAAGGAGTTTTTTACCCATGCAGTTGGATGACCTATACCGCCAGGTAATTATGGACCATTATCAGCACCCCAGAAACCGCGGCCAGTTAGAAGGGGACGCGGTGAGTGTCCACCTCCACAACCCCACCTGCGGAGACGACGTCACCTTACAGTTGGCCGTGGATGGGGATGTCGTGCGGGATGTGCGGTTCGAGGGGGTCGGCTGTTCCATCAGCATTGCGTCGGCGTCGATGATGACCGAGGCGATTCGGGGAAAGAAGCTCGACGATGCCCTCGCTTTATCGGATTCGTTCCACCGCATGATTCGGGGAGAAGAAACCGACTCCGAGGGCCTCGGCGACCTGGAGGCGCTTCAAGGGGTGTCGAAATTTCCCGCCCGGGTGAAATGCGCGCTGCTCGCGTGGAACGCCCTGGAACGGGCGGCGGAAATCGAAAAGAACCGCGGTGGCGGCGCGGACGGCGGTGACGGGGCGGCCGGATCGCAATGACACGTCCAATGAATCGATAATATGCGGGGAGGGACTGAAATGGCGAAGGTGATCCCGGAGCTTGAGGAGTACCAGTACGGATTTCGCGATCCGGACATCGCGGTGGTCAAGTTTCAGAAGGGCTTGAACCGCAAAGTGGTGGAAGAGCTGTCGATGATGAAAAATGAGCCGGGCTGGATGACCGACTTCCGCCTCCGGTCCCTGGAAATTTTCCTCTCAAAGCCCCTGCCGACCTGGGGTGGCGATCTGTCGGAACTCAATTTTGACGACATCACGTACTATGTAAAACCCACCGAGCGGCAGGGCAAGACCTGGGAGGACGTACCCGAAGAGATCAAAACGACCTTCGACCGCCTGGGTATTCCCGAGGCGGAACGAAAGTTCCTGGCGGGGGTATCGGCCCAGTACGAATCTGAAGTCGTTTATCACAGCATCCAGAAGAATTTGGAGGAGCAGGGCGTCATCTTTACCGACACCGATACTGCCCTGCGGGAGTATCCCGAGCTGTTCAAAGAGTATTTTGCCACGGTGGTGCCCCCCGAGGACAATAAGTTCGCGGCTCTGAACTCCGCGGTGTGGAGCGGCGGGAGCTTTATTTACGTCCCGAAAGGGGTGAAATGCGATGTGCCCCTTCAGGCGTATTTCCGGATTAACTCCGAAAACATGGGGCAGTTCGAGCGGACGTTGATCATCGCCGACGAAGACAGTTTCGTGCATTACGTCGAAGGGTGCACGGCGCCGATCTACAGCACCGATTCCCTGCACAGCGCGGTGGTGGAGATCATCGTGAAGGATCGGGCCCGGTGTCGGTACACCACGATCCAGAACTGGGCGCCGAACATCTACAACCTGGTGACCAAGCGGGCGGTGGCTTACGCCGACGCCACGATGGAGTGGGTGGACGGCAACATCGGTTCGAAGCTGACCATGAAGTACCCGGCGGTCTATATGATGGGGCCCCGGGCCAAAGCGACGGTCCTTTCCATCGCGGTGGCGGGCAAGGGGCAGCACCAAGACGCCGGAGCCAAGGTGGTACACGCGGCACCGGACACCACCTCGACGATCATTTCGAAGTCGATCAGCAAACAGGGGGGGAAGACGACCTACCGGGGTTTGGCGCATTTTTCGCCCCGAGCCCAGGGGGCCAAAGCGAACATCAAGTGTGACACCCTCATCCTGGATGAAAACTCGACTTCCGATACCGTGCCGGTGAACGAGATTTTGAATGATGATATCACGTTGGAACATGAGGCCACAGTTTCCCGGGTGAGTGAAGAGCAGCTTTTCTACCTGATGAGCCGGGGATTGAGCGAGGAAGAGGCCACCCGGATGATTGTGATGGGCTTCATCGAGCCCTTTACCCGGGAGCTGCCCATGGAGTACGCCGTCGAGATGAACCGGTTGATCAAGTTCGAAATGGAAGGCTCCATCGGCTGATCCGGCGAAGGCCGAAACAGTGCGGGACCCGGGTGCCGACCGCGCCGCCGGGACCGGCGGCGGAGGCCCGGGGTGGAGCTGGACAAAGGAGTCGAAAAGATGGCGTTGGTGAAAATCGCATCGGTGGGAGAGCTGGAGCCGGGACAGATGAAGCGGGTGCAGTTGGGGGAGGCGGATCTGGCCCTGTACCGGGTCGGTGACGAGTATTATGCCACCGCAGACCTCTGCACCCACGCCACGGCTTCCCTCAGCGAAGGGACGTTGGAAGGGTATATTGTACAGTGTCCCAAACACGGCGGGCGGTTCGACGTGCGGACCGGTGCCGCCGTTCACCTCCCGGCTTTCACCCCGGTTCAGACCTACGAGGTGACGGTCCGGGACGGGGGGATCTGGATCGACGATGATGATGTGTGACGAGAACGGGAGGTATCGCCCGTGAAATTATCGAACCGCACCGAGTACGGATTGCGGGCTTTGGTGACGTTGGCGGAGCGCTCCGGCGGAGCTCCCATGTCCACTCGACAAATCGCGGAGATCGAAGGGATTCCCGAGCCGTTTCTCGACCAGATCATGGTGCTGTTGCGCCGGGCGGGGATCGTGAAAAGCGTGCGGGGGGTCAATGGAGGCTTTCTGCTGGCCCAATCTCCCGACCGGGTGTCTGTGGGGGAAGTGGTCCGGGTGCTGGAGGGATCTCTGCTTTTGATCGGGTGTGTCGACGAGGAGAACGGGGACATGTGGTGCGAGCGCACCCCCATCTGTCACACCCGGAAGGTGTGGGTGAAACTGAATGAAGGCATCACCAAGGCCTTGGGAAGTTTGACCCTGGCCGAAGTGGTGGAGACGGAAGAACCGACCTCCCAGGCCCAGGCCGGAAAAGGTGGGTGGGGCGGCAGCTACCACTAGGTCAACGGGTGGCCGCACAGAGGAGGGGGTTGCCCGCCGGGACACGGGTCTCCAGCGGCTCCCCACGACACCCCCTGGACAGAACCCATCTGCCAGGGGGTTTGTCGCGTCCGGGGAGTTTTTGCCCGTTGTGAGGGGCCCGAAGACTTTCGCTCTTGCCTTCGGAACGGGTGTCACCGGTTGAGGATCCCGCTTAAAACGTCGGGCAGCTGGGTCACGTCGTCAACAATCCAACGGACCCCCCGCTTTTCAAACGTCGCCCGGGCTTCTTGTCCACTGAGGCCCGTCAGGGTGGCGGCGAATCGGCAGCCGATTTTTCCCGCGGCCAGCCAATCGGCCAAGGAGTCGCCGACGATCAGAATGCGATCCGCCCCGGTCAGGGGCAGGGGGCGCCGTAAAAGCCGCAAAGCGGGTTCGTCCGGAACAATGGCCCGCAGATAGGTGAAAGGATGGGGTTTGGCCAGGGGTGCATACTGGGGAGCGGCATTTTCCGCTTCCAGCACGTCGTCCGCTGTCACAATCCGGTTGGGCTCAAAAGTATCGAGCAACTGAAGCGCCGACAGGGGGATCCGCGTTTCCATCCTCGGCCTCCCGGTCCCCATTCCCAGGAGCAGTTCCCGATCCCTCAGCCATTCCAGGATTTCCCGGATCTCCTCGGCGGGCCGGATCGGAATTTCATCGTACAAAAATCCCCGTTTCTCCTCCCGGGGCGCCTCCCCATACCGTTCGCGGTAATGTTCGGCCCCCAAGTACCACTCCTGGAAAACGTGCATCGTGACCGACCACAGGGCGCTCGTCCGGCCGAACTGATCGGTGGGCACGCCCGTCCACTCCCGGGCCCAATCGTTTAACGCCCGGAGCAGCCCATGTTGAACTGCGTCGGTGTTCTGAAGGGTGTCCAGAAAGGCGGCAAAATCCGGTTGGAATCCGATGTCCCGCAGCCGCCCGCCGATTTCGGGCAAAATTTTTCCGTCGATGGGGGACTCCAGCCAAGACCGCACCTGGGCCCGGTCATGAGAGGAAAATTCCTGCAGTCCCTGCAGGAGTTGGTACGAAAACGACAGGTAGACCATGTCCCAGTTGGAGTTGACCCCCTTGCCTTTGAGGGCGTGAAGGATTTTATCGTTCAAAAAAACCTTTTCGCGAACCACGCGGATCTGTTCTTCCGACGGATTTGCGGTAAAAGAACCTTCTAAACCGAGGTACCGGGGGCTGTACAAAAGCTCCCACACTGCTAACGCCGATCCGTCAAAATATCGCTCTTCGCTGAGCAAGACGCCGTCTACATCAAAAAGAACCAGTTCGAGCATGCCAACCCCCATCCAGAAACTGACCTGCGGCGCGCCTGTGTGATCCTCGGCAATTGACCTGCTCCGCGGACGGTGCGCCTTCCCACCTCTATAAGAGTACCACGGGGACGCGGGTGGTGCACGGATTTTTTCCGGAATATCTGAGGAGGCGAACGGGATCGGGGACAGAGGAACGGGCGCGGTGGTCAGAACGGGCAGGAATTTGCCCCGGCGTGTGGAAATACTTAATTCGCGGGCGATCTGCCGAGGGGCCGGAGTTCGGTGGGGGGACCCGCCATCGGTGCCGCCGGCACCCGAGAAAGTATGAAACGGAGGGCGAAGGATGAGCCAGCGCACAAAGGTTCAGTGGACGAAAGAAGAAGGCTATGCGGTCATCACCGTGGACAACCCGCCTCTCAATGTCATGAGTGAACAGGTGGGCCGGGAGCTTGGGGAGTGTGTGGACGAGATCGCCGAAGATCCCGACGTGGTGGCCGTGATTGTCACCGGCGCGGGAACCCGGGCGTTTATGGCCGGGGCCGATATTAAGGAATTTCCCCAGCGGATGAAACCCGGAGCCGCCGGAGAGATGTCCCGGCAGCTGCATGACGTGTTGAACCGCTTGGATGACCTGCCAAAACCGACGATTGCCGCCATTCGCGGCTACGCCCTGGGCGGCGGTCTCGAGCTCGCCCTCGCCTGCGACATGCGCATCGCCGGGGAAAGCGCGCAACTCGGGGTTCCCGAGGTGAAATTGGGACTCTTTCCGGGGGCAGGGGGGACCCAGCGCCTGCCGCGCCTGGTTGGCGAGGCCAAAGCGAAAGAGATGATGTTTACCGGCGATCCTGTCTCGGCTGCCGAAGCTCGACAGATTGGGCTGGTGAACCAGGTGGTGCCGGACGATCAGGTGATGGAAGCCGCAAAAAACCTGGCCAAAACGATCACTCAACGCAGCTTGATGTCCCTTGGCCGGATCAAACGACTGGTCGATCAAGGCCTGGAACAATCCCTAAAAGAAGGTCTCCAGCTCGAGGCGCAACTCTTTGATGAAATTTTTCAGACCGAGGATGTCCGGGAAGGGGTGCAGGCATTCCTGGAGAAGCGGGCCCCGAATTTCAAGCACCGCTGACCGACGCCGCGGCCGCCTGGCGGCCGTTTTCACGAATCGCCGGTGAGATCCGGTCCGGCCGCAGGCGGTGGTGATTCCCCCTGCGGCCGATCAACCGGCCGGTTGGATTTCTCGACAATCAGCCGTAGATGCGGCAACTCACGTACCCATAATCCCTGAATAGATCCAGCGGCTGGACGGTCAAAGCGGCCGAGGCTCGGGTGGACGCGACCAGGAATTCGGCACTTTCCGGGGAAGCGAGAATCTCCTCCGGGGTCAGAAAGGCGGCCTCGGAGATCTCCCGGCCGTCCGGGCGGGGTTCAATGTCCGGGTCCATGTCTTTTAAAGTCAGAACGATCAATGTGTCGTGCTTGCCGTTTCGCAACACCCCAGATCGAACGGCGATAATGCCAGTTGCCTCCCCGCGGCATCCGGTCTCCTCGTGAATCTCCCGGGCCACCGCTTCTTCCAGGGTCTCCCCGCCGTGTACGAACCCTCCGGGCAACGTCCACAAACCTCGTGTGGGTCCATAAGTCCTTTTGACCACGAGGATCTTGCCTTTTCGCTCCAGGCGGCCCGCCACACCGAGCCATACGTCCTGATCCCGTGTTCCCACCCCATCCCACCTCTTTCCCACTCCTCGGGTCGGTTTGACATTCGCAGCGATCCTTGGCACACTGAAACCGACCTCCGGCGCTCCGGCGCCGCAAAACAGCGAAAAGATGAACCGGAAAGGAAGGCGCCAGGATGATCGCTATGTTGGTGATTTTATCATTGTTAACCCTTGTGGTCACCTTCGGCCTCGGCTTTATCATTGACATGTTGACACCCTGGTGGACGAGCCTCGTCTTGTACGCGGCCTTGGTGGTCTACGTCTTGATCCGCACGTCGGGGGCCCTTCGGCCCTTTGACTGGACCCTGGTCATCATCGGCGCTGTGGGGGCAACGGCCAGCGGTCTCGTGATCCGGACGCTCAGAAGGCGGGGTTTCCGCATGTTCGGCTGACGAGGCGATGCGGAGGATCACCCATTCCCTGACCGAGCCCCCCTCCCGGTTGTCGGGCGGGGGCTGACCACGAACCTTTAACCTTTGTAGCGCTGCCGGGCTTCGTCGAGGAGACGACCGGCATCTTCAATTCCTCTCCACCCGTCCACCGTCACCTTTTTTCCTTCCAAATGCTTGTACACGGAAAAGAAATGGGCGATCTCATCGAGGATGTGGGGTGGAACGTCTTCGAGGGATTGCACTTGTTTCCACCTGGGGTCGTCCGTAGGCACCCCCAGGAGCTTCTCATCCTTCCCTTTGTCGTCCGTCATCAGCAACACCCCGACCACCCGAGACTCGATGACACACCCGGGAAAAGTGGGAAAAGTGGTCAGGACCAAGATGTCGAGGGGATCTCCATCTTCTGCTAATGTCTCTTGTATGTATCCGTACTCGGTCGGATAATGCATCGGTGAATAGAGCACCCGGTCCAGGCGGAAGACGCCCTTTTCTTTGTCGTACTCATACTTGTTCTGGCTGCCCGTGGGAATCTCAATAAATGCATCGACAATCAGCTTCTCCGTGGCCATTGTCCATCCTCCTCTGATCATTTCACGATCGTATTATACCGTATCCCATCGGTGGCGACAAAAGCACCTGGGTTTTTCGTCGAGGGCCAGCGGATCGCTCTTTCGAATCGATCGCTTTAGTGAAGCTAGTTTATTACAAAACAGTGCTGACGCATGAACCGGGAAGCCCTTGGGACGCTTGACTTCAGAGCGTGTCTCAAGAAAATTTGATTGCAAATACGACTGGACAGTTCTGAGCCCATCTGAGATGATAACCTTGGAGATGATGTCGAGAGGTGAGTCTCAGATGGACGTACCCTTTTGGATTGGCGACCGAGAGTTTCGCGAGGCGGACCTGGAATTGATTCGAAACACGGTCCAGCGGTTTTCCCGCTTGAGTCGAGAGGAAATCGCGGCGACCTTGTGTGAGAATCTGCCGTGGAAGTCCCCGAATGGCCGGCTGAAAGTCGAAGCCTGCCACAAGCTGCTTCTAAAACTCGAGCAAAAAGGAGTGATTACTCTTCCGCCCTTGCGAGCCCAGGGTCCCCGAGGGTGCCGGGAACGAAGAGGGGGGGTGGTACAAACCCAGCTTCAGGCGTGCCTGCGGGATGTCCTTCCGGTCATCGTGGAGCCGGTCCGTCCGGAAGAACGGGCAGACTGGAACGCGACCATGGCGGCGTATCACCCGTTGGGGTACCTTCGTGGGATCGGGGCCCGCATCCAGTACTGGATCCGGGCACAGGGACCAAACGGACCGGTCATTGTGGGGGCGATGTTGTTTGGGGCTGCGGCGAAGGCCCTGGCTGCACGGGATCAGTGGATCGGATGGGCGGCGGAGCAGCGCAGGCGGTATCGCCCACGAATCGTGAACAACAATCGGTTTCTGATTCTGCCGGGTGTACAGATTCCCCATCTGGCCAGTCATGCGCTTGCGTTGGCGGCCCGGCGGATTCGAGCGGATTGGAAGGCGCGCTATGGGTTTGAACCGGTTCTTCTGGAGACGTTTATCGAACCCCAATATCCAGGAACTTGCTACCGAGCGGCCAACTGGATCGAGATCGGGAAGACGGCGGGACGAGGAAGACAGGATCGATTCTTCGAGTATGGAACGTCCGTGAAATCGATCTGGGTCTATCCGCTGGTGCGGGACTGGCGGAAGCGGTTGGTCGAACCCTTTCCACAGCTTGTGGAAGACGAGTGGGGGGAATCGAGATGACGCTTCGGAATCCCGAGTCGATTCACCCCTGGACCCTTCCGAATCGGAAAAGCTCGTATCGAAACAGCGAGGAGGAGCGAGCGGACCGGCAAACGGCCGTGGAAGCCCAGTTGCCGGTTTGGCGAGCGTTGTTGCCGGGCTTGATGGAGAAGTTTTCACGGATTGCCGACCCCCGACGTCCGGGGAGCATTCGGCACAAACTGACTGTGCTTCTGACGTTTGGGCTGTTCATGTTTATCTTTCAGTATGCCTCCCGCAGAAGAGCCAATCGGGAACTGACGCGTCCAACGTTTTGGGAACACTTTCGGGAGATCTTTCCGGAGGTGGAAACCATCCCGCATATGGACACGGTGCAGCGGATCTTGGAACGGATCAATCCGGGGGAGCTCGAGGAGGTGATGACGGCGACGGTGAAGCGCCTTCTGCGGTCGGGACGACTGAAGGCGCTGTTGGTCGAGAAGCAATACGTGATCGCCATAGACGGCACCCAAAAGGCGAGTCGGGGGCAGCCCTGGGCCTCGGAGGCTTTGCATCGTCGGCACGGGGAGAACCAGGTCTCGTCCATGGCCTATGCCCTGGAGGCTAGCCTTGTCAGCCCTCAAGGGGTGGTCCTCCCGTTTCTCACGGAGTTTTGCGAGAATGCGGCTGAGCAGCAGGAGTTCGAGAAGCAAGACAGTGAACTGAAGGCCTGCAAACGGCTGCTGACCCGCCTGCGCAAGATGTTTCCCAAATTGCGGATCTTGGTGGTGGCCGACGGGCTGTACCCCAACGGGCCGATGATGGCGCTGTGTCGGGATCTGCATCTGGACTTTATGTTTGTCCTGCCCCAAAGCTGTTTGCCCAGTGTGTGGGAAGAGGTCAAAGGCTTGAGAAAGATCGAACCCAACGAGCGGAGACACCGGTGGGGCAATCGCGAGCAAATCTTTTGGTGGATCAATCAGATCGACTATGATTTCAGGGAGGCTTCCGGGGCGCACCGTCGGCTTAAGGTGCATGTCCTGGGATGTACAGAGTTTTGGGAAGAGGGGGGGAAGCAGCAGGAGGCGCATTGGGCGTGGGTGTCCGGGCAGCCGCTGACGGCACAAAATGTGGTGAACCGCTGCAATCGTGCGGCACGCCACCGATGGGACATTGAGGAACAGATCCTGACGGAGAAGCACCGGGGATACGAGTATGAGCACCTGTACTCCACCGACTGGACGGCGATGCGAAACTGGCACGTGCTGATGCACCTCGGCCATCTGGTGAACGTCATGGCCTTGCATACCGAAGGGCTGATGAAGAAAGTGCGGGAACTGGGCTTTAGCGGGACGTTGAAGTTTCTGTACGAAAGCTGGACGCAGGGGTGGATGGATCGGGACTGGCTGCTGGCGCGTTGCCAAGGTCCTCCGCGGCTGACGATGGCGTTTTAACAGGAATATCTTGCAACATCGTTCTGTGGGGGAGGGGAGCTGTAACCTCTGGGGATCCAATAATCAACAGAAATAGATTTTCCCGTCATTCAGGGCGATTCTCCTTTACAGGGACACCCTACAGGCAGAAGGGATTCAGAGTCCGGGGCCGCCTCAGCTGCCTCCGAATTTTTTCTACACCGGTTCATGCGTCAGCACTGATTACAAAAAGTCGACCTTGACGGAGGTTGATCGACAGACTATAGTATGCTATGTAGTGGAAATAATCTTAAAGGAGGGATCGTATGGCTGATCCGAGGATGAGGTCTGTAGAAAAGCGAGTCGAGGCATCACACAATTGGGAAGAAGTGGCATCCTCTCCAGCGTTCCGGCGGTTGATCGAGGAGAAAAAACGTTTCCTCGTCCCGGCCGTGGTGTTCTTTCTCGTGTATTATTTCCTCCTGCCTTCCTTTGCTGGATGGGCCAAGTCGCTGATGGCCGTTAAAGTCTCCGGAGCGATCAACTTTGGGTACGTGTTTGCATTGTCGCAGTTCGTCATGGTTTGGGGACTCGCTTGGCTGTACGTGCGCAAAGCGAACCAGTTTGACCGGATGGCCGAAAAAGTGGCCCAGGAAGTGAGAGGTGGGGGCGAATGAATTCCGCATTTATCTTGTTTGGCATTATTGTTCTCATTACTTTGGCAATTACGTATTGGGCGTCGCGCAGAACCCGGACAACCTCGGAGTTTTATGCCGCGGGCAGGTCCCTCACGGGGTGGCAGAACGGCCTGGCTATCTCCGGGGACTACATGAGCGCAGCGTCGTTTCTTGGAATCTCG is from Kyrpidia tusciae DSM 2912 and encodes:
- a CDS encoding cysteine desulfurase, producing MNLRDIRQDFPILSQPMNGKRLVYLDSAATSQKPLPVIERIARYYREENANVHRGVYALAAKATDAYEGAREKVARFIGAASADEIVFTRGTTESLNLVASGLGRRLVSEGDEIVITPMEHHSNLIPWQQLAIATGATLKYIPLQKDGTLNLADVEETITDRTKIVAVAHISNVLGTINPVREMAAIAHRHGAVMVVDGAQSVPHQPVDVKELECDFLAFSGHKMCGPTGIGVLYGKRRWLSEMEPIYYGGEMIEVVERYRSTWKESPWRFEGGTPNIAGAVGLGAAVDYLTEIGMDTIQGREQELIRLAMERLEEIPELVIYGPDAGHRVGLVTFNLKGVHPHDVATVLDAEGVAIRAGHHCAQPLMRELGAAATARASFYFYNTEEDVDGLVAALMKAKEFFTHAVG
- the sufU gene encoding Fe-S cluster assembly sulfur transfer protein SufU, with amino-acid sequence MQLDDLYRQVIMDHYQHPRNRGQLEGDAVSVHLHNPTCGDDVTLQLAVDGDVVRDVRFEGVGCSISIASASMMTEAIRGKKLDDALALSDSFHRMIRGEETDSEGLGDLEALQGVSKFPARVKCALLAWNALERAAEIEKNRGGGADGGDGAAGSQ
- the sufB gene encoding Fe-S cluster assembly protein SufB — translated: MAKVIPELEEYQYGFRDPDIAVVKFQKGLNRKVVEELSMMKNEPGWMTDFRLRSLEIFLSKPLPTWGGDLSELNFDDITYYVKPTERQGKTWEDVPEEIKTTFDRLGIPEAERKFLAGVSAQYESEVVYHSIQKNLEEQGVIFTDTDTALREYPELFKEYFATVVPPEDNKFAALNSAVWSGGSFIYVPKGVKCDVPLQAYFRINSENMGQFERTLIIADEDSFVHYVEGCTAPIYSTDSLHSAVVEIIVKDRARCRYTTIQNWAPNIYNLVTKRAVAYADATMEWVDGNIGSKLTMKYPAVYMMGPRAKATVLSIAVAGKGQHQDAGAKVVHAAPDTTSTIISKSISKQGGKTTYRGLAHFSPRAQGAKANIKCDTLILDENSTSDTVPVNEILNDDITLEHEATVSRVSEEQLFYLMSRGLSEEEATRMIVMGFIEPFTRELPMEYAVEMNRLIKFEMEGSIG
- a CDS encoding non-heme iron oxygenase ferredoxin subunit gives rise to the protein MALVKIASVGELEPGQMKRVQLGEADLALYRVGDEYYATADLCTHATASLSEGTLEGYIVQCPKHGGRFDVRTGAAVHLPAFTPVQTYEVTVRDGGIWIDDDDV
- a CDS encoding RrF2 family transcriptional regulator — translated: MKLSNRTEYGLRALVTLAERSGGAPMSTRQIAEIEGIPEPFLDQIMVLLRRAGIVKSVRGVNGGFLLAQSPDRVSVGEVVRVLEGSLLLIGCVDEENGDMWCERTPICHTRKVWVKLNEGITKALGSLTLAEVVETEEPTSQAQAGKGGWGGSYH
- a CDS encoding HAD family hydrolase, whose translation is MLELVLFDVDGVLLSEERYFDGSALAVWELLYSPRYLGLEGSFTANPSEEQIRVVREKVFLNDKILHALKGKGVNSNWDMVYLSFSYQLLQGLQEFSSHDRAQVRSWLESPIDGKILPEIGGRLRDIGFQPDFAAFLDTLQNTDAVQHGLLRALNDWAREWTGVPTDQFGRTSALWSVTMHVFQEWYLGAEHYRERYGEAPREEKRGFLYDEIPIRPAEEIREILEWLRDRELLLGMGTGRPRMETRIPLSALQLLDTFEPNRIVTADDVLEAENAAPQYAPLAKPHPFTYLRAIVPDEPALRLLRRPLPLTGADRILIVGDSLADWLAAGKIGCRFAATLTGLSGQEARATFEKRGVRWIVDDVTQLPDVLSGILNR
- a CDS encoding enoyl-CoA hydratase, which produces MSQRTKVQWTKEEGYAVITVDNPPLNVMSEQVGRELGECVDEIAEDPDVVAVIVTGAGTRAFMAGADIKEFPQRMKPGAAGEMSRQLHDVLNRLDDLPKPTIAAIRGYALGGGLELALACDMRIAGESAQLGVPEVKLGLFPGAGGTQRLPRLVGEAKAKEMMFTGDPVSAAEARQIGLVNQVVPDDQVMEAAKNLAKTITQRSLMSLGRIKRLVDQGLEQSLKEGLQLEAQLFDEIFQTEDVREGVQAFLEKRAPNFKHR
- a CDS encoding NUDIX hydrolase: MGTRDQDVWLGVAGRLERKGKILVVKRTYGPTRGLWTLPGGFVHGGETLEEAVAREIHEETGCRGEATGIIAVRSGVLRNGKHDTLIVLTLKDMDPDIEPRPDGREISEAAFLTPEEILASPESAEFLVASTRASAALTVQPLDLFRDYGYVSCRIYG
- a CDS encoding YuiB family protein — protein: MIAMLVILSLLTLVVTFGLGFIIDMLTPWWTSLVLYAALVVYVLIRTSGALRPFDWTLVIIGAVGATASGLVIRTLRRRGFRMFG
- a CDS encoding inorganic diphosphatase; protein product: MATEKLIVDAFIEIPTGSQNKYEYDKEKGVFRLDRVLYSPMHYPTEYGYIQETLAEDGDPLDILVLTTFPTFPGCVIESRVVGVLLMTDDKGKDEKLLGVPTDDPRWKQVQSLEDVPPHILDEIAHFFSVYKHLEGKKVTVDGWRGIEDAGRLLDEARQRYKG
- a CDS encoding Druantia anti-phage system protein DruA, producing MDVPFWIGDREFREADLELIRNTVQRFSRLSREEIAATLCENLPWKSPNGRLKVEACHKLLLKLEQKGVITLPPLRAQGPRGCRERRGGVVQTQLQACLRDVLPVIVEPVRPEERADWNATMAAYHPLGYLRGIGARIQYWIRAQGPNGPVIVGAMLFGAAAKALAARDQWIGWAAEQRRRYRPRIVNNNRFLILPGVQIPHLASHALALAARRIRADWKARYGFEPVLLETFIEPQYPGTCYRAANWIEIGKTAGRGRQDRFFEYGTSVKSIWVYPLVRDWRKRLVEPFPQLVEDEWGESR
- a CDS encoding transposase family protein; the encoded protein is MTLRNPESIHPWTLPNRKSSYRNSEEERADRQTAVEAQLPVWRALLPGLMEKFSRIADPRRPGSIRHKLTVLLTFGLFMFIFQYASRRRANRELTRPTFWEHFREIFPEVETIPHMDTVQRILERINPGELEEVMTATVKRLLRSGRLKALLVEKQYVIAIDGTQKASRGQPWASEALHRRHGENQVSSMAYALEASLVSPQGVVLPFLTEFCENAAEQQEFEKQDSELKACKRLLTRLRKMFPKLRILVVADGLYPNGPMMALCRDLHLDFMFVLPQSCLPSVWEEVKGLRKIEPNERRHRWGNREQIFWWINQIDYDFREASGAHRRLKVHVLGCTEFWEEGGKQQEAHWAWVSGQPLTAQNVVNRCNRAARHRWDIEEQILTEKHRGYEYEHLYSTDWTAMRNWHVLMHLGHLVNVMALHTEGLMKKVRELGFSGTLKFLYESWTQGWMDRDWLLARCQGPPRLTMAF
- a CDS encoding DUF485 domain-containing protein, whose translation is MADPRMRSVEKRVEASHNWEEVASSPAFRRLIEEKKRFLVPAVVFFLVYYFLLPSFAGWAKSLMAVKVSGAINFGYVFALSQFVMVWGLAWLYVRKANQFDRMAEKVAQEVRGGGE